Proteins from a single region of Styela clava chromosome 1, kaStyClav1.hap1.2, whole genome shotgun sequence:
- the LOC120348412 gene encoding uncharacterized protein LOC120348412: MLYGTFILLLGMFSQSRAVQRETVYVRNYELTLFTGIDDATNHVRARLACTVWKPRSHLVYIKDEQVQNAVDDLLEAWGYPNVWIGASDFNKEGIWVWDDGTLVDTGFTNWEPGQPFRVADDMDCLAHWNHTWNDKYCRHYYGYICQIDTSDISASFYSDLTFSFSSSKGNASTALTFDKAKQHCEKQGSRLVKIGNERLYKKIQSELKRVHIVYHCCLEKYTKFITDKLFMHVLSDPKRKCWVDVENPPKRKCVALTHNRWESRDCQEKLEFACEKIFPWNVKVSDDNPRITETTNLEIECTASGFPVPNLSWHRDAVEVKDEVSERVYQTKSSGKSVLFIKNAKLEDSGKYQCFASNNMIRSARSFTIVEVYDKEFDLTSLSDVAIYGGQQGFYALQKQLSRPKMAMSYAQKPEPSLHMECNKSWVLPAGIVLAVLWFILLVFLFHKSRSTQCGN; encoded by the exons atGTTGTACGGAACCTTCATTTTGCTCCTCGGAATGTTTTCTCAAAGCCGAGCTG tTCAACGTGAAACGGTTTATGTTCGTAATTACGAACTTACCTTATTCACTGGCATTGATGATGCCACAAATCATGTACGTGCTCGGTTAGCGTGTACAGTTTGGAAACCTCGTTCTCACTTGGTTTATATCAAAGACGAACAAGTTCAAAATGCCGTCGATGATTTGTTAGAAGCCTG GGGTTACCCAAATGTGTGGATAGGAGCAAGTGACTTCAACAAAGAAGGCATCTGGGTATGGGATGATGGAACACTCGTAGATACTGGATTTACAAACTG gGAGCCGGGTCAACCTTTTCGTGTTGCCGATGATATGGATTGCTTGGCTCATTGGAATCATACATGGAACGATAAATATTGTCGCCATTATTATGGTTACATTTGTCAGATAG ATACTTCAGATATTTCAGCTTCGTTTTATTCGGATTTAACATTCAGTTTTTCGTCGAGCAAAGGTAACGCATCAACAGCATTGACATTTGATAAAGCCAAACagcattgtgaaaaacaaggAAGTCGACTTGTCAAAATTGGAAACGAAAGactgtataaaaaaatacaaagtgaATTAAAAAG AGTTCACATAGTTTATCATTGCTGTTTGGAAAAATATACGAAATTCATAACCGACAAACTTTTTATGCATGTTTTAAGTGACCCGAAAAGGAAATGTTGGGTTGATGTCGAAAACCCTCCAAAAAGGAAATGTGTCGCATTGACACACAATAGATGGGAAAGTCGCGATTGTCAAGAAAAACTAGAATTTGCATGTGAAAAAA TTTTTCCATGGAATGTAAAAGTTTCTGACGACAATCCCAGAATCACAGAAACAACAAATTTGGAAATTGAATGCACCGCTTCAGGTTTTCCTGTTCCAAATCTTAGTTGGCACCGTGATGCCGTAGAAGTCAAAGATGAAGTTAGTGAACGAGTATATCAAACAAAATCTTCCGGAAAGTCTGTCTTGTTTATCAAAAACGCAAAATTAGAAGATTCCGGAAAATATCAATGCTTTGCTTCAAATAACATGATCCGTTCTGCAAGAAGTTTCACAATAGTCGAAG TTTACGACAAAGAGTTTGATTTGACTTCTCTATCGGACGTGGCGATTTATGGGGGACAACAAGGATTTTACGCATTGCAAAAACAGTTATCAAGACCAAAGATGGCAATGTCTTATGCACAGAAACCCGAACCAAG